The nucleotide window TTCGACCCGGAGCGCAACGCCAACCGGATGACCCGCCAGTCGCTGTCGTCCACACTGCGCCAGGCGGTGGAGCGCGGCGAGTTCACCCTGGAGTACCAGCCGCTGGTGGCGCTGGACGGGGGGCGGCTGCGCGGCGTCGAGGCGCTGGTGCGCTGGGAGCATCCGCGGTTCGGCCGGCTCGCGCCGAATCGCTTCATCTCACTGGCCGAGGAGAACGGTTCCATCGTCCAGCTCGGCCGCTGGGTGCTGGCCGAGTCCTGCCGCTGGGCCCGCGCCTGGCACAAGGACCACCCCGAGGCGCCGCCGTTCGTCAGCGTCAACGTGGCGGTGCGTCAGGTGTGGGACTCCGACCTGGTGGGCGACGTGGCCGCGGTGCTGGACGAGACCGGGCTGCCGCCCGCGCTGCTCCAGCTGGAGCTGACCGAGTCCGCGGTGATGGGCTCCACCGGCCGTCCGTTGCAGGCGCTGTACGCGCTCCACGAGATGGGGGTGCGGATCGCCATCGACGACTTCGGCACCGGCTACTCCAACCTGGCCTATCTGAGCCGGCTGCCGGTGACCGCGCTCAAGCTGGACGGATCGTTCGTCCGCGGCTTCCGCTCCCGTGAGCACCCCAACCCGGCCGACGAGACCATCGTGGAGGCGCTGGTGCAGCTGGCCCACCGGCTCGGGATCACGGTGACCGCGGAGTGCGTGGAGAGCGCGGAGCAGGCCGAGCGGCTGCGCCGGATCGGCTGCGACACCGGCCAGGGGTGGTTCTACTCCCGGCCGGTCGCCCCGGACCGGATCACGGCGATGCTCGGCGGGGGCTGAGCCCTCCGCCGAGCACCGTCCGCGAGACGTGGCCGGTCTCAGCAGGCGCCGAGGTCCTGCCAGGCGCCCCACTGGCTGGCGCCGGGCACCTCACCCTGCGTCCACCACTTGGCCTGCCAGGTGTGGCCGTTGTAGGAGACGGTGTTGCCCGCGGTGTAGACCGCCGACTTGTCCCAGGCCGCGGCGGTGCAGGTGCCGGGGGTCGGGGTGGGGGTCGGGGTCGGGGTGGGGGTCGGGGTCGGAGTGGGCGTCGGAGTGGGGGTCGGGGTCGAGGAGCACGAGGCGGCCGAGCCGTTGGTGGCGTCCACGATCTTGTTGAAGAGCGTGGCCGAGGTGTCCAGGTCCAGCAGCGAGTACATCATCGAGCCGCCGAGCCCGTGGCAGTGCGCGTAGTCCGCCTTGGCCTGGATCGACTGGGCGCCCAGGCCCGTCCAGAACTCGGTGCCGTTGTAGAACCAGTTGGAGCCCGTCTTGGGGTCGTAGAAGGTGTCCGCCGGGTTGTCGACGATCCCGGTGAGCTCCTTGTAGTAGGCGGTGCCCGCGGTCTGGCTCAGGCTGCGCGCCGAGGCGGGGCCGGTGGCCGACTGGTACAGGCCGTGGTTGCTCCCGGCGGGGACGCCGGTCCAGCCGCGGTAGTACAGCGGGTAGCCCATGGTGAGCTTGGCCGCCGGGAAGCCGCCGGCGATCCCGTAGGCCGCGTCACCGGTGGTCCAGGCCTTGACGGCGTTGTCGGTGCTGTACTTCTCGGTGCCCGGGTCGACGGCCTTGGACGGGTCGTCGGGCGAGGAGTACGTCGGGTCCTGGTGGTTGGTGGGCCCGGTGGCGTCCCACGCGCCGTGCATGTCGTAGGTCATGACGTTCGCGTAGTCCAGGTACTGGCCGACCTTGTCGGTCTGGATCTGCGCGATCTTGTCCTGGCCGGCCGGCATCGCGGCGGTCAGCAGCATCTTGCGGTTGCCGGCGGCGCCGTACGCGTCCAGCTCGCTGCGGAACTCGGCCAGCAGCGCGGTGTAGTTGGCCTTGTCGGCCGTGCTGTAGTGGTTGCCCACATGGCCGCCCGGCGAGCCCGGGTACTCCCAGTCGATGTCGAAGCCGTCGAAGATCCCGGCGGCGCTGCCCGGGCCGCCGTAGCCGCCCTGCACCGGCAGGTTGCCCTTGATGAACATGTCGATGCAGGAGCTGACGAACTTCTTGCGGCTGGCGTCGCTGGCGGCGACGTCGGAGAAGTACTTGGAGTACGTCCAGCCGCCGATGGAGGCGACGATCCTCAGCTTGGGGTACTTCGCCTTCAGCTCCTTGAGCTGGTTGAAGTTGCCCACGATCGGCTGGTTCCAGGTGTCCGCCTGGCCGTTGACGCTGATGTCGGCGCCGAACGACTTCTGGTAGTCGGCGAAGGCGTCGCCCGCCCCGTCACCGGCGTTGGGGTCGCTCTCGTTGGAGGCGTCGGACGCCTTGGTGGCCTCGAAACAGGTCAGGTTGGACGGGTCGATGTTCTCGAACGAGTAGTTGAGGATGTCGAGCTTGCCGGCGATGCCGCGGGTGTCGAGGTCCTTGGGGTAGAACGCGTTGCCGTACACGCTCCACTGGTCGTAGTAGGCGATCTTCACGCCGCCGCTGCTCGCCGCCGCCGGGGCCGCCGCGGCGGCCGGGGCGGGGGCGGCCCCCGCCGACGCGGCCCCGGCGAGCGCGCCGACGGCCCCGGCGGCGAGCGCCAGCACCGACAGCGCGGCGGTCAGCGGTCTGTTGGCCTGTCGGCCCTTGCGGAACACATGCACGGGGACAACCTCCTGGTGTGGGGGCGCGGGCAGGGGACCGCGGTCGTGTATGGATAACTGCCGCGTCAGGTACGCGTCAATGGTCTGGACTAATCCTGGACTAGACCAATACCCGGGCCACGCCGCCGTTCCCCGGGAACAGAAGGCAACGGGCGACTGGACCACGGCCGTCCGCGACACGGCGCCCCGGCGGCGCGGTTGAGCAGCGCGCCGCCCCCGGGCCACCAGGCACCCGGGGGCGGTGAGGGGGGCGGTCAGGCGGACGCGGTCGGCAGCCCGTAGACGTCCGCGATCAGCTCGTACGAGCGCAGCCGGGCCTGGGGGCCGTGCGCGTTGGAGGTGAGCATCAGCTCGTCCGCGCCGGTGCGTTCGACCAGCGCGTCGAGCCCCTTGCGCACCGTGTCCGGGGTGCCGAACTCCACGTCGGCGAGCCAGGAGTCGGCGAACTCCCGCTCCATCGGCGAGAACGGGTACGCCTCGGCCTCCTCGGGGGTGGGGACGAGGCCGGGGCGGCCGGTGCGCAGCCGGAGCATGGCCAGCGCGCCGGTGAGCACCTGGCGGCGGGCCTCCTTCTCGTCCTCGGCGGCGAACGCCTGCACGCCGATGAGCGCGTAGGGGCGGTCGAGCACGGCCGAGGGCTTGAAGGAGTCCCGGTACAGCTCCAGCGCCGGCACCGTGTTGCGGGCCGAGAAGTGGTGGGCGAAGGCGAACGGCAGCCCGAGCGCCCCGGCGAGCTGGGCGCTGAACCCGGAGGAGCCCAGCAGCCACACCGGCGGGCGGTGCGGGGACTGCACGCCGCCGGGCGAGGTCGCCTGCACCGGACCGGGGACGGCGTGGATCCGCGCGTAGGGGTGGCCCTCGGGGAAGTCGTCGTCGAGGAAGCGGACCAACTCGGCGAGCTGACGCGGGAAGTCGTCGGCGCCCTCGCGCAGGCCGTCGGCGCGGCGCAGCGCGGCGGCGGTGGCGCCGTCGGTGCCCGGGGCACGCCCGAGGCCCAGGTCGATCCGGCCGGGGGCGAGCGCCTCCAGGGTGCCGAACTGCTCGGCGATCACCAGCGGGGCGTGGTTGGGCAGCATCACCCCGCCCGAGCCGAGCCGGATGGAGGTGGTGTGGGCGGCGAGGTTGGCCAGGATGACCGCGGGCGAGGTGCTGGCGACGCCGGGCATCGAGTGGTGTTCGGCCACCCAGTAGCGGTGGAAGCCGCGGGACTCGGCGAGCCCGGCCAGCCGGGCGCTGGTGCGCAGCGCGTCGCCCGCGGTGCGCCCGGCGCCTACGGTGACCAGGTCGAGCACGGACAACGGCACCGGGGCGGTGCCGTGGGCGGTGCCGCGGATGCCGTCGCCGGCCGCCGGTGCGGGGCCGTCGCTCCCGGACCGCTGCTCGTCGGTGTAGTGCTCGTCAGCCACGCTCGGTCGCCTCCCGGACGGATGGGTCGGTACT belongs to Streptantibioticus cattleyicolor NRRL 8057 = DSM 46488 and includes:
- a CDS encoding glycosyl hydrolase family 18 protein — its product is MHVFRKGRQANRPLTAALSVLALAAGAVGALAGAASAGAAPAPAAAAAPAAASSGGVKIAYYDQWSVYGNAFYPKDLDTRGIAGKLDILNYSFENIDPSNLTCFEATKASDASNESDPNAGDGAGDAFADYQKSFGADISVNGQADTWNQPIVGNFNQLKELKAKYPKLRIVASIGGWTYSKYFSDVAASDASRKKFVSSCIDMFIKGNLPVQGGYGGPGSAAGIFDGFDIDWEYPGSPGGHVGNHYSTADKANYTALLAEFRSELDAYGAAGNRKMLLTAAMPAGQDKIAQIQTDKVGQYLDYANVMTYDMHGAWDATGPTNHQDPTYSSPDDPSKAVDPGTEKYSTDNAVKAWTTGDAAYGIAGGFPAAKLTMGYPLYYRGWTGVPAGSNHGLYQSATGPASARSLSQTAGTAYYKELTGIVDNPADTFYDPKTGSNWFYNGTEFWTGLGAQSIQAKADYAHCHGLGGSMMYSLLDLDTSATLFNKIVDATNGSAASCSSTPTPTPTPTPTPTPTPTPTPTPTPGTCTAAAWDKSAVYTAGNTVSYNGHTWQAKWWTQGEVPGASQWGAWQDLGAC
- a CDS encoding LLM class flavin-dependent oxidoreductase — translated: MADEHYTDEQRSGSDGPAPAAGDGIRGTAHGTAPVPLSVLDLVTVGAGRTAGDALRTSARLAGLAESRGFHRYWVAEHHSMPGVASTSPAVILANLAAHTTSIRLGSGGVMLPNHAPLVIAEQFGTLEALAPGRIDLGLGRAPGTDGATAAALRRADGLREGADDFPRQLAELVRFLDDDFPEGHPYARIHAVPGPVQATSPGGVQSPHRPPVWLLGSSGFSAQLAGALGLPFAFAHHFSARNTVPALELYRDSFKPSAVLDRPYALIGVQAFAAEDEKEARRQVLTGALAMLRLRTGRPGLVPTPEEAEAYPFSPMEREFADSWLADVEFGTPDTVRKGLDALVERTGADELMLTSNAHGPQARLRSYELIADVYGLPTASA